A single genomic interval of Vibrio gallicus harbors:
- a CDS encoding M48 family metalloprotease: MLSPLNIYKPVLIVGASFSLISCAVSTDYDREVGAQNAQIVEQQMGVYTQGELDQYVQQIGDRLVSHIENPEFEFHFKVVDDPVPNAFALPGGYIFVSRGLLSLVNSEDELACVIGHEIIHVTERHSVKQMRSGVLPGLVELPGDIIGGVINEDLGNFINSPIHAGNQLLMAGYSRSHETEADRKGIALAAKAGYDPMAMNSILIRLHRTVEIQTKQNTEKSYFDSHPYTPDRVATVSDEAKTLTVAELAPIHPQFIPYLDGMLMGENPSKGLFQGHTFLHPELKFAIDFPEGWQLGNQPTAVGAVDEKQDAAVILGSASNEFTAKEYALRFQSEVKKQYGTELPIEEQQLSWGKPYYSVTLEATRDKHKSYLTRGWVNLGTNTYQIIAIASEDKKGTVHKSVTSFRPLTDEQLASITKHQLKIVSLKKGQALESLLKLNRSSESVELTEVMNDIDKGQSIEAQKEVKIVVERPYK; encoded by the coding sequence ATGCTAAGCCCTCTTAATATCTATAAACCGGTGCTGATTGTTGGTGCTTCATTCTCGCTAATTTCTTGTGCAGTGAGCACCGATTATGACCGTGAAGTAGGTGCTCAAAATGCTCAGATTGTAGAGCAGCAAATGGGAGTGTACACCCAGGGCGAGCTTGACCAATATGTACAACAAATTGGTGACCGTCTGGTTAGCCATATAGAAAACCCAGAGTTTGAATTTCATTTCAAGGTTGTTGATGACCCAGTACCAAATGCATTCGCATTACCTGGTGGCTATATATTTGTCTCTCGAGGGTTATTAAGTTTGGTTAATAGCGAGGATGAACTCGCGTGTGTAATAGGCCATGAAATTATTCACGTGACTGAAAGGCACTCGGTTAAGCAAATGCGATCTGGGGTGTTGCCTGGGCTAGTAGAATTGCCTGGTGATATTATCGGCGGAGTGATAAATGAAGATTTGGGTAACTTTATCAATTCGCCGATTCACGCAGGAAATCAGCTTTTGATGGCAGGATATAGTCGAAGCCATGAGACGGAAGCCGATAGAAAAGGGATCGCACTGGCTGCAAAAGCAGGTTATGACCCAATGGCCATGAATTCGATACTGATTCGTTTACACAGAACAGTAGAGATCCAAACCAAACAAAATACCGAGAAGAGTTATTTTGATAGCCACCCGTATACGCCTGATCGCGTAGCGACGGTTTCTGATGAGGCTAAAACGCTAACAGTCGCTGAATTAGCTCCAATTCACCCTCAGTTTATCCCGTATTTAGACGGTATGCTAATGGGCGAAAACCCATCCAAAGGTCTCTTCCAAGGACACACATTTCTCCATCCAGAGTTAAAGTTTGCTATCGACTTTCCCGAAGGTTGGCAATTAGGAAATCAACCAACAGCTGTTGGGGCGGTTGATGAGAAGCAAGATGCTGCTGTTATCTTAGGTAGTGCCTCGAACGAATTTACAGCAAAGGAGTACGCACTTCGTTTCCAGAGTGAGGTTAAGAAGCAGTATGGTACTGAACTGCCTATTGAAGAACAGCAACTATCCTGGGGTAAGCCATATTACAGTGTCACCCTCGAAGCAACTCGGGACAAGCATAAGAGCTACCTAACTCGCGGCTGGGTAAACCTAGGAACAAACACTTATCAAATTATTGCCATTGCAAGTGAAGACAAAAAAGGGACAGTCCATAAAAGTGTTACCAGTTTCAGGCCACTAACGGATGAACAACTTGCTTCTATTACCAAGCATCAGCTTAAAATTGTCTCTCTTAAAAAGGGACAGGCACTTGAATCACTATTAAAATTAAATCGATCTAGCGAATCTGTTGAATTGACCGAAGTAATGAATGATATCGATAAAGGACAGTCTATTGAGGCTCAAAAAGAGGTCAAAATAGTGGTGGAGAGGCCATATAAGTAG
- a CDS encoding DUF2955 domain-containing protein codes for MFTRAPNWWERLTQDANNIRQVRFALGVSTSATIAYTVNWPLAFLFPIFTCLLLSLPLPRLTPKQLINNLWITIKGFLYGLIFSVALVKFPVLFLLLLFPALFYVYYYINRGGSFWQTLMSMLSLLILPMLTYTSEGLAIGFSLGFVVSAWMAILYTFVMHTIVPDPEKVALPEKPAIQRTYIPIAAQLALKSTLVAYPIAAFCITFARLDLLLTMIFAAIFTLKPELSAGKEAGRNSLISTVIGGCAAFIFYWAIVAVPMFSFFIILYFAITLYVSTYIFSGHPLAKYFGSAMTCIIILINGNLGADSEFLSALISRIGFISLAILYIVAALKVLDRFFFPPKDTHLTPP; via the coding sequence ATGTTTACTAGAGCACCTAATTGGTGGGAGAGACTCACCCAAGATGCCAATAATATTCGTCAAGTTAGGTTTGCACTAGGTGTGTCGACCTCAGCGACTATAGCCTATACGGTCAACTGGCCGTTGGCATTTTTATTCCCGATATTCACCTGTTTACTGCTCTCTTTGCCACTGCCTCGACTGACCCCAAAACAGCTTATAAATAACCTGTGGATTACGATAAAGGGCTTTCTATACGGCCTTATATTCTCAGTCGCCCTAGTCAAGTTTCCGGTGTTATTTTTATTACTCCTGTTCCCGGCTCTATTTTATGTTTACTACTACATCAACCGTGGTGGATCATTCTGGCAAACCTTAATGAGCATGCTATCATTGCTTATTCTACCGATGTTAACATACACCTCAGAAGGGCTAGCTATTGGGTTTTCGCTAGGTTTCGTTGTGTCAGCATGGATGGCAATCCTCTACACCTTTGTCATGCATACTATTGTGCCCGATCCCGAGAAAGTCGCTCTTCCTGAAAAACCTGCAATACAAAGAACCTATATTCCTATCGCAGCACAGTTAGCCTTGAAAAGTACCTTGGTCGCCTATCCTATCGCAGCATTTTGTATCACCTTTGCGCGCTTAGATCTGCTTTTAACCATGATTTTCGCAGCTATTTTCACACTAAAACCAGAACTAAGTGCCGGCAAAGAAGCGGGTCGAAACTCTCTTATTTCGACGGTAATAGGTGGATGCGCAGCCTTTATTTTCTATTGGGCGATTGTAGCCGTACCTATGTTCTCCTTTTTCATCATTCTATATTTCGCTATTACCTTATATGTCAGTACTTATATATTTTCAGGCCACCCGCTAGCAAAATACTTCGGCTCCGCTATGACATGCATCATCATATTAATCAACGGTAACCTCGGCGCTGATTCTGAATTTCTCAGTGCGCTAATCTCTCGTATAGGCTTCATTTCATTAGCCATTCTTTACATAGTGGCCGCCTTAAAAGTACTCGACCGCTTCTTCTTCCCCCCAAAGGACACACACCTCACTCCCCCCTAA
- a CDS encoding LysR substrate-binding domain-containing protein, translating to MIELKHLRTMRALKQFGTLSACAESLHITQSAVSHQVKELEVRIGAPLFYRKTKPLRFTREGQQLVELAHEVLPRIHEVELSLRQPSTVDSFTLAIDCHSCFQWLLPTVKAFQGDYPSLNVDLESGFHQQPLERLLAGEIDLMITSDVELRSDLHFWPLFNYELQMVFAKEHEFAGRDYIEPSDLELQTLLTYPVEKQRMDVYNLFLRPAYCEPKKWKRVDNTATLLQMVSGGFGVAALPDWAVRTFENQSLIATCRVGKKGIQRHSYAAVRVADKEQSHITDFIERVKQQHKS from the coding sequence ATGATTGAGCTAAAGCACCTACGTACGATGCGTGCACTCAAGCAGTTTGGCACTTTGAGTGCTTGCGCGGAAAGTTTGCATATTACCCAATCAGCGGTTTCTCATCAGGTGAAGGAGCTAGAGGTACGTATTGGTGCGCCATTATTTTATCGCAAAACTAAGCCACTGCGCTTTACCCGAGAGGGTCAGCAGTTGGTTGAGTTAGCGCATGAAGTGCTGCCTAGAATTCATGAAGTTGAACTTTCTCTGCGACAACCATCAACGGTAGATAGCTTTACTTTGGCTATTGATTGTCATTCATGCTTTCAATGGTTACTGCCAACAGTGAAAGCGTTTCAAGGTGACTACCCAAGCTTGAATGTTGACCTTGAATCTGGCTTTCATCAGCAGCCTCTTGAGCGATTGTTGGCAGGTGAAATCGATCTTATGATTACCTCTGATGTTGAATTGCGTAGTGATCTACACTTTTGGCCACTGTTTAATTACGAGCTGCAGATGGTCTTTGCCAAAGAGCATGAGTTTGCTGGCCGTGATTATATCGAACCGAGTGATCTAGAGCTGCAAACGCTATTAACTTATCCCGTAGAAAAACAGCGTATGGATGTTTATAACTTGTTTCTGCGGCCTGCGTACTGTGAACCAAAGAAATGGAAGCGAGTGGATAATACGGCGACGTTATTGCAAATGGTTTCTGGTGGATTTGGTGTGGCAGCATTGCCTGATTGGGCGGTGCGCACCTTTGAGAATCAGTCCTTGATTGCCACCTGTAGGGTAGGTAAAAAAGGGATTCAGCGTCATTCTTATGCTGCGGTAAGGGTGGCAGATAAAGAGCAATCTCATATCACTGATTTTATCGAACGTGTAAAACAGCAACACAAAAGCTGA
- a CDS encoding transposase → MTTARSQLISVEATPYYHCVSRCVRRGYLCGYNKEMNISYEHRRDWIEQKIESLSYAFCIDICAYAIMSNHYHLVLHINQDKALALSPIEVAKRWELNHKLPPLISRWVKGEILHHIEERKCLSIIDIWRKRLWDLSWFMKELNYDIACRANKEDECTGHFWESRFKSQALLDEKALAAAMAYVDLNPVRSGIANSPEESEFTSIKNRINTYNQTKKTTWLYSLRDASTSNSNTLPFDTLDYIEFVDWTARQIRSGKYSISNNLPPILQRLGFATDKWLQATTHLEKPHLTAVGSSSVILHATKALGKTKMFTYCLD, encoded by the coding sequence ATGACTACGGCTCGGAGTCAACTTATATCTGTAGAAGCTACACCTTATTACCACTGTGTATCTCGTTGCGTAAGAAGGGGATATTTATGTGGTTATAATAAAGAAATGAATATTAGTTATGAGCACCGTCGAGACTGGATCGAGCAAAAAATAGAGTCACTAAGTTATGCTTTTTGCATTGATATCTGTGCTTACGCAATCATGAGTAACCACTATCATTTAGTGTTACATATCAATCAAGATAAAGCCCTTGCACTTTCTCCAATCGAAGTTGCTAAAAGGTGGGAGTTAAATCATAAACTACCACCGTTAATTTCACGGTGGGTTAAGGGAGAAATATTACATCATATCGAAGAACGAAAATGCCTCTCAATAATAGACATTTGGAGGAAGAGATTGTGGGATCTAAGTTGGTTTATGAAGGAACTCAATTACGATATTGCTTGTAGAGCCAATAAGGAAGATGAATGTACTGGTCATTTCTGGGAAAGCCGATTTAAAAGCCAAGCATTGCTAGATGAAAAAGCCCTGGCAGCTGCAATGGCTTATGTTGATCTTAATCCAGTACGCTCCGGCATTGCTAATTCACCCGAAGAATCTGAGTTCACATCGATAAAGAATCGTATTAACACATACAACCAAACTAAAAAAACTACTTGGTTATATTCCCTACGAGACGCTTCAACTAGTAACAGCAACACCCTCCCCTTCGATACTCTAGACTACATTGAATTCGTAGATTGGACAGCTCGGCAAATTCGGTCAGGGAAATACTCTATAAGTAATAACTTACCGCCTATACTCCAACGCCTTGGTTTTGCCACTGATAAATGGTTGCAAGCAACGACTCATTTAGAAAAACCTCACTTAACAGCAGTTGGGAGCTCATCGGTTATTTTACATGCAACCAAAGCCCTCGGAAAAACTAAGATGTTTACCTATTGTCTTGATTAG
- a CDS encoding 1,4-dihydroxy-2-naphthoyl-CoA synthase yields the protein MTSIFNPQLWKAVPGFEFEDITYHRHIEQGTVRIAFDRPDCLNAFRPKTVDELFTALDHARQWSDVGCVLLTGNGPSKKGQWSFSSGGDQRIRGKDGYKYEGEGENVADVARMGRLHILEVQRLIRFMPKVVIAVVPGWAVGGGHSLHVVCDLTLASKEHAVFKQTDPDVASFDSGYGSAYLAKMIGQKRAREIFFCGFDYSAQEAFDMGMVNKVVDHVELENEALRWGKEINSKSPTAMRMLKYGFNLPDDGLVGQQLFAGEATRLAYGTDEAQEGRDAFLEKRPKEFGKFPWHY from the coding sequence ATGACCTCCATCTTTAATCCTCAACTTTGGAAAGCTGTACCTGGCTTCGAATTCGAAGACATCACCTATCACAGGCACATTGAACAAGGGACAGTCCGCATTGCGTTTGATCGCCCAGATTGCCTTAATGCCTTTCGCCCTAAAACTGTGGATGAACTTTTCACAGCCTTAGACCATGCTCGCCAGTGGTCTGATGTTGGGTGTGTCCTGTTAACTGGGAATGGACCGTCTAAAAAGGGACAATGGTCATTTTCGTCAGGTGGTGACCAACGTATCCGTGGCAAAGATGGCTACAAATATGAAGGCGAAGGCGAGAACGTTGCCGATGTCGCACGTATGGGGCGCCTGCATATTCTTGAGGTTCAAAGGCTAATCCGCTTTATGCCGAAAGTCGTTATCGCCGTTGTTCCTGGTTGGGCCGTTGGTGGTGGTCACAGCTTACATGTCGTTTGCGACCTTACTCTAGCCTCGAAAGAACACGCCGTATTTAAACAAACGGACCCAGATGTTGCCTCGTTCGACTCAGGTTATGGCTCTGCATATCTAGCTAAAATGATTGGTCAAAAACGCGCTCGTGAAATCTTCTTCTGTGGCTTTGATTACTCTGCACAAGAAGCATTTGATATGGGTATGGTCAACAAGGTTGTAGACCACGTCGAACTTGAAAACGAGGCCCTGCGTTGGGGTAAAGAGATAAACAGCAAATCCCCAACTGCAATGCGTATGCTCAAGTATGGCTTTAACCTGCCTGATGATGGATTGGTTGGGCAACAGCTATTTGCAGGTGAAGCTACGCGTCTAGCCTACGGCACCGATGAAGCCCAAGAGGGACGCGATGCATTTCTAGAGAAACGTCCAAAAGAGTTTGGTAAGTTTCCTTGGCATTACTAG
- a CDS encoding multidrug effflux MFS transporter, with product MKTNTFRKRPILLACLIISIGQLSMGLVFPSLPWIAKDFSISLDQAQLLVSVYLLGFGPSQFLYGPISDALGRKKVLLSGLLIAILGLIAILIARDSFPAMVFGRFLQGLGTGCCAVLARASTRDSYSGSELPTALSYIAMAASITPLLAPVIGGFINHYFGWGMVFISLLCYVSVAWIGLALKFEETMHNKKPLLSPKAMAKQYKELITTRYFISFSSISWLNFSLIITTISLMPFVMQNQIGMSSDQYALWALIPAIGMFIGTSLSNKLRKKIGIERTLKIAPILHICSALWLICCPVQPLWLMLGQLLLVLGNGLAMPCAQAQVMQPYQSRAGAAAALQGGGQMVVSSLVSMALMQLGLSHIWQLGIVIGVFAIITRLNIIRGFNSPVPQH from the coding sequence TTGAAAACAAATACCTTTCGTAAACGCCCTATTTTATTGGCTTGTTTGATCATAAGTATAGGTCAACTCAGTATGGGATTAGTGTTCCCATCCTTGCCATGGATTGCCAAAGATTTTTCGATCTCTCTTGACCAAGCACAGCTACTCGTCAGTGTTTATTTGCTCGGTTTTGGACCGTCACAATTCCTCTATGGCCCAATTTCTGATGCCCTTGGCCGAAAAAAAGTGCTGCTTAGCGGCTTATTGATCGCCATCTTAGGATTAATCGCTATTTTAATAGCTCGTGATTCATTCCCTGCGATGGTATTTGGTCGCTTCTTACAAGGACTCGGCACCGGGTGCTGCGCTGTACTTGCGCGTGCATCAACAAGAGATAGCTATAGTGGCTCAGAGCTTCCTACAGCCCTTTCTTATATCGCGATGGCGGCCTCAATCACACCGCTTCTCGCCCCAGTAATTGGTGGCTTTATTAACCATTATTTTGGTTGGGGAATGGTGTTTATTTCTCTACTTTGCTACGTATCAGTAGCCTGGATTGGGCTTGCACTCAAATTTGAAGAGACTATGCATAATAAAAAGCCCTTGCTCTCTCCAAAAGCAATGGCTAAGCAATACAAAGAACTCATTACCACAAGATACTTCATCAGCTTTTCTAGCATCTCATGGCTGAACTTTAGCCTAATTATCACGACTATTTCTCTGATGCCATTTGTGATGCAGAATCAGATAGGCATGTCCTCTGACCAATATGCGCTGTGGGCACTAATTCCGGCTATTGGCATGTTTATAGGCACATCGCTGAGCAATAAACTCCGCAAAAAAATTGGTATCGAGCGTACCCTCAAAATTGCCCCAATATTACACATATGCTCAGCTCTATGGCTAATATGTTGCCCGGTTCAACCGTTATGGTTAATGCTTGGACAACTGCTTCTAGTGCTAGGGAACGGTTTAGCTATGCCATGTGCTCAAGCTCAGGTGATGCAACCGTATCAATCCCGTGCAGGCGCAGCGGCAGCGCTACAAGGAGGAGGTCAAATGGTCGTATCTTCATTAGTGAGCATGGCTTTAATGCAGTTGGGGCTAAGCCATATCTGGCAACTCGGAATAGTAATTGGGGTATTTGCTATAATTACACGCCTTAATATAATCCGCGGCTTTAACAGCCCTGTACCGCAACACTAG
- a CDS encoding TadE/TadG family type IV pilus assembly protein — protein MINNTPQQSTFKQPILKQSGLASVEMVIITPILLIIMMGVFEITQIIQANNIIISVSREGANLISRNSTQTPEQVMDIVASTSNPLNLANDGTIYISLVVGRGDDSSGNPQLPYINNQYRWQDGNYSTSNTTWDSCSTWVDGECQLPTSNKPELANFPLALDEGESVYVVEVIYKYSPISTYIFDSDFSIRELTYL, from the coding sequence ATGATAAACAACACACCTCAACAATCCACATTCAAGCAACCTATACTCAAGCAATCCGGCCTCGCTTCAGTAGAAATGGTAATAATTACCCCTATCCTATTGATCATCATGATGGGGGTGTTTGAGATAACTCAGATAATACAAGCCAACAACATCATTATTAGCGTAAGCCGAGAAGGGGCAAACCTGATCTCACGTAACAGTACCCAAACCCCAGAGCAGGTAATGGATATTGTAGCTTCAACCTCAAACCCTCTGAACCTAGCTAACGACGGTACGATATACATCAGCCTAGTAGTAGGCAGAGGAGATGACTCAAGTGGAAACCCACAGCTCCCCTATATAAACAATCAATATCGCTGGCAAGATGGTAACTACTCCACCAGCAATACCACTTGGGATTCGTGTTCTACTTGGGTTGATGGTGAGTGCCAGCTTCCGACTAGCAACAAACCCGAGTTAGCAAACTTCCCACTGGCATTGGATGAAGGAGAATCCGTTTATGTGGTGGAGGTTATCTATAAATATTCGCCTATCTCGACCTATATCTTTGATAGCGACTTTTCGATACGAGAGCTAACATACTTGTAA
- the metE gene encoding 5-methyltetrahydropteroyltriglutamate--homocysteine S-methyltransferase, producing the protein MTQAHILGYPRIGTQRELKFALEAYWNGKGTLDSLLEMGKSLRHQNWQTQIDAGLDYITVGDFAWYDHVLGTSLLLGHLPQRHRKHGVSHDTLFKIARGNTECECGHAQDMTKWFNTNYHYLVPEFSKSDTFEISWQQLFDEVTEAKQLNRKIKVNLLGPVSYLYLGKSIDEGFEQLSLLPQLLETYQQILQRLADLDVEWVQIDEPILALQLPSNWLEAFETAYNALQGHAKLLLTTYFDSIEQSFSTIQKLPIDGIHLDLTTGPSQLETIASSIPSQWVLSLGVINGRNVWRSDLSHWFHTLAPIAKARKQNLWIGSSCSLLHTPVDLESEKKIANPQWFAFAKQKVEEVATLSLALNGDKSAIDWCAQHSKPIHERKHNYGVIDNKVQHRLQLLTAASSERALPFSQRIRAQQQKLNLPLLPTTTIGSFPQTGDIRNVRAQFKRGEVDQLQYQAHLKHQIKACVQKQEQLGLDVLVHGEAERNDMVEYFTEHLNGFQTTEFGWVQSYGSRCVKPAIVVSDISRPHPITVEWSSYAQSLTNKPMKGMLTGPVTILGWTFPREDITREQIAKQIALALQDEVSDLQNAGINIIQIDEPAIREGLPLKRTDYKAYLDWAVEAFKISAASARPETQIHTHMCYSEFNEIIDAVAQLDADVITIETARSQMALLQAFESFDYPNDIGPGVYDIHSPAIPSIHQIEQLITAATQLIPLERLWINPDCGLKTRAWEETQIALHNMVTATKNLRVSLTK; encoded by the coding sequence ATGACACAAGCACATATTTTAGGCTACCCAAGAATTGGCACGCAGCGTGAACTTAAATTCGCTTTAGAAGCATACTGGAACGGCAAGGGCACACTAGACTCGTTACTAGAAATGGGCAAAAGCCTACGACATCAGAACTGGCAAACACAAATTGACGCAGGGCTCGACTACATCACCGTCGGCGACTTTGCATGGTATGACCATGTACTCGGAACCAGTCTACTACTCGGTCATCTTCCACAACGTCATCGCAAACATGGCGTTAGCCATGACACTCTGTTCAAGATTGCACGCGGCAATACCGAGTGTGAATGTGGGCATGCACAAGACATGACTAAGTGGTTCAACACCAACTACCATTATCTTGTGCCTGAGTTTTCTAAATCTGACACCTTTGAAATAAGCTGGCAGCAGCTATTTGATGAGGTTACAGAGGCGAAGCAGTTAAACCGTAAAATTAAGGTCAATCTTCTTGGGCCTGTTAGCTACCTTTACCTTGGAAAATCGATTGATGAAGGCTTTGAACAATTATCACTTCTGCCGCAGCTTCTCGAAACCTACCAGCAGATACTCCAACGCTTAGCAGACCTTGATGTAGAGTGGGTGCAGATTGATGAACCTATCCTTGCCCTGCAGCTACCTAGCAACTGGCTTGAGGCATTCGAAACCGCTTATAACGCCCTACAAGGGCATGCCAAGCTACTACTTACCACCTATTTCGACTCTATTGAACAGTCATTCTCTACCATACAAAAATTACCTATTGACGGTATTCACCTCGATCTCACGACTGGCCCCTCACAGCTAGAAACTATTGCATCAAGTATCCCGTCACAATGGGTATTATCACTGGGTGTGATAAACGGACGTAATGTGTGGCGCTCTGATCTCAGTCATTGGTTTCACACCCTTGCCCCGATTGCTAAAGCACGTAAGCAAAACCTATGGATAGGCTCTTCTTGTTCGCTGCTACATACCCCTGTTGATCTCGAATCGGAGAAAAAGATAGCCAACCCTCAGTGGTTCGCCTTTGCAAAACAAAAGGTTGAAGAAGTTGCTACCCTGAGCTTGGCATTGAATGGCGATAAATCAGCCATAGATTGGTGTGCGCAACACAGCAAACCTATCCACGAGCGTAAACACAATTATGGGGTTATTGATAACAAGGTTCAGCACCGTCTACAACTTCTAACCGCTGCCAGTAGTGAGCGCGCACTGCCCTTTTCACAGCGCATTCGAGCTCAACAACAAAAGCTTAACCTTCCGTTATTGCCAACCACAACCATAGGTTCATTTCCACAAACGGGAGATATCCGCAACGTACGGGCGCAATTTAAACGTGGTGAGGTGGATCAACTTCAATATCAAGCCCACCTAAAACACCAGATCAAAGCCTGTGTGCAAAAACAGGAACAACTTGGACTCGATGTACTGGTACATGGCGAAGCAGAGCGCAATGACATGGTAGAATACTTCACCGAGCATCTAAATGGCTTTCAAACTACTGAGTTTGGATGGGTTCAAAGCTATGGTTCACGCTGCGTTAAACCTGCAATCGTCGTATCAGACATTAGCCGCCCACACCCGATAACTGTCGAATGGTCTAGCTATGCACAATCTCTAACTAACAAACCGATGAAGGGCATGCTCACAGGACCGGTAACTATTCTTGGTTGGACCTTCCCGAGAGAAGACATCACTCGTGAACAAATCGCGAAACAGATAGCGTTAGCACTACAAGATGAGGTGTCCGATCTCCAAAATGCGGGCATCAATATCATCCAAATAGACGAACCTGCGATACGCGAAGGTTTGCCATTAAAGCGTACCGACTATAAAGCATACTTGGATTGGGCTGTTGAGGCATTTAAGATCTCAGCTGCCTCCGCGCGACCAGAAACTCAAATTCACACCCATATGTGTTATAGCGAATTCAATGAGATTATTGATGCGGTAGCTCAACTCGATGCAGATGTAATTACCATCGAAACGGCTCGCTCACAAATGGCACTTCTACAAGCCTTTGAGTCATTTGATTACCCTAATGATATTGGGCCTGGCGTGTATGATATTCACTCCCCTGCAATTCCAAGTATCCACCAAATCGAACAATTGATAACAGCGGCAACTCAGCTTATTCCGCTAGAAAGATTGTGGATCAACCCTGATTGCGGACTTAAGACTAGAGCGTGGGAAGAAACCCAAATTGCACTACATAATATGGTTACCGCAACTAAAAACCTAAGAGTGAGCCTCACCAAGTAA
- a CDS encoding TadE/TadG family type IV pilus assembly protein: MDALANKKTARIQPRPPRRFGFRSIRGASLIEFSIVATLLFSLLFTIIDFALYGYVKLTMQHAVREGARYAVTGRADLDPDEDNDGQERALAILEKISQESDGLLTKVVKLNGVRAEDSNGNDVTATFGGAGETVAIHIDCEWPTFSPIIYPILSDGKYQFTVSTAMKNEAF, translated from the coding sequence ATGGATGCTTTAGCTAATAAAAAAACGGCAAGAATACAACCGCGACCTCCGCGACGATTTGGCTTTAGGTCGATTCGTGGTGCCTCATTGATAGAGTTCTCTATTGTCGCAACCTTATTGTTTAGTCTTCTATTCACTATCATAGATTTTGCTCTATATGGCTATGTAAAGCTGACCATGCAGCACGCAGTTCGTGAAGGTGCTAGATACGCAGTTACTGGACGGGCTGACCTTGACCCAGATGAAGACAACGACGGTCAAGAAAGAGCGCTCGCTATCTTAGAGAAAATATCTCAAGAATCTGACGGACTATTAACTAAGGTAGTTAAGCTTAATGGCGTTCGCGCTGAAGATTCCAATGGTAATGACGTGACTGCAACCTTTGGCGGAGCAGGCGAAACCGTTGCCATCCATATTGATTGCGAATGGCCAACTTTTAGTCCCATTATCTATCCAATTCTTAGTGACGGTAAGTATCAATTCACCGTCAGTACCGCAATGAAAAACGAAGCATTTTAG